TCCCTCTACCCCAACTCTTCCTCTTTCACTTCCTTCTATTCCCGCTACTgttctccttcttctcttcctctttgTCCTTCACCTCAGCCCCCCCTCTACTGCTCATCCCCTTCCTCTTTCACctcatccttcttcttcttttcctcttctttgTATCTGATATGTGATTGTTTCCTTCACAGATGGTGTATCCTGATAATTGCACAGTCATCACTGAAATTCTGCTCACCGGATTTAAATCTTTTGAAGGCTTCAGAATCCCAATTTTTGTTCTGTTTCTGATCATTTACATTTTGATTTGCTGTGAAAATGTATTGATCATCTATATCATTTTTAGTAGCGCTCGTCTCAAGGCGCTGATGTTTTTCATAATTCAGAGCATGTGCgtatgtgatctgctgcacatctCAAATGTTATTCCAAAATTTCTAAATGATGTTCTTTCTGAGAGGCCGACCTTCACGGTAACTGGTTGCATTCTACAATTACAGATGCATGGGATTTCGGGAGTGATTGGTTCTTTCCATTATGCTCTAATGTCTTATGATCGATATCTGGCGGTTTGCTATTCATTACATTATTCTTCTTTTGTGAATAACAGAATTTATTTTCAGATCATCATCGTATTTTGGATCATTTCAATTGCTTGTCCAAGTGTAATATGCGGGTTCATGAGTCAGTTACTATTTTGTGGTAAAGACACAATTCACCATTTCATCTGTGATTCTTCTCCGTTCCTGGACCTGGCCACCTCCAATACAACACATATTCGTATCTTTTCTGTTGTATTAAGTGCATTTATGATATTGGGCACATGTTTGTCTGTTTTTGTAACGTATGTGTTTATAATTCACACAGTTCTTAAAATTACCTCATCCTCCGGCAGGAAGAAGACCTTCTCTACATGTAGCTCCCACCTTATTGTGTTTTTCATGCAGTACGGTCTCTCTCTTGGGGTCTATGTTTTGCCAGCTAACATAGTAACAATCCAACTTACCATCACTACCACTTTCATACTGTTTTTCTGGACCCCCTTAGTGAACCCGCTGATATATACATTTAACAGTAAAGAGTTCCGTGCAGAATGCCTAAGAAAGATTAAGACAGTGGATAAGATATTTTGACATCACATTTCCTTTGAACCGAATAGACATATCATTTTTGGTCATCGTCAAGCTATATTCCAAACAGATAAAGAATGCACACATTAATGCAGTTCTACATTCATTATTCATATTCTttagatcagaggtctccaaacgttctaaacaaagggtcagttaaCGATCCTTCAAACcttagaggggctggactgtgactagtgggagtagaaaataacCTGGCATCAATAACAATTCCCCTTCATTGGTGTCCATGAGATGAATagtacccatagctcccaactgtccttgatttggagggactgtccctgatttggagcaatgtccctctgtccctctttcctcctcatttgtccctcattttggtctgatctatatagttgtatataaaatgcactgtgtttcccagtgctaaatcttttatCTAAAtcctaaatttctgcatttgtaaattttaaaagcagatataaaggaatagtagtggtaaaaaaaagcccttgtggatttaattaactttttgtttttggttaattctcctttaggggggtgtggcagggggcgtgtcctttgTCTACAtgtgtttgctagtaggtgtccttcattcccatctcaaaatgttgggaggtatgatagtaCCCTGTTatttgtgtcagtgagaggaatagtgtcccactgtAGGATTcattggcaggaattatgccccattgttaatggcaatgggagaaatagtgccccaagggccagataaaggcaagcaaagggccacatcggaacccccgggccgcagtttggagactactgctttAGATGCAAGCAGTACCACAACATGACGTAGTATTGCCCTATTGCAGTCTCTGCACAGTAGAGCTCAGACTGAGATAGAGGGAGCAATATGAGGAGCCAAttaggtgtgctgcagtgcaagctCATCAGTCTGCcgattctcctttcactgtccagtcacagactagggggtgggcaagaccagaaaatcttatttaaccacttcccatccagccaTAGTACAGAAACAGCCAGACAGGAGCAGCGCTGATGTGGGCACCGGGACATCCCCCCACATCGCACACTGGGAGGCCTCTTTCTAGAGTACACAGCAGCAGGATTGGTGACCTgatgtgtccaccagacacagccgatCAATGATCGTTGTACCGGGTTTCTGTGCGTGGCcctggtatcatgtgatcgctgtgaccaatcacaatgaGCACATGAACAGTAGTAAACAATTatgtcattgtttactactgtgtgagcTCTGTAAttggtgggcttggggcgcagtgctctgcgctcccCGAGGACAATATAAAACTGGCCTGTTGGGGCCTCGGGATGTGGTCACGTGCCTGTTAGGGGATGAAGGACCTGGTAGAATTGCAGATTGCATGGCCACACAgatgggggcagtgctgtgggctggGGGGGCGGCCCCACCCCCCTGCGCCCCTTGTGGACTGGCTGCCACTGTTGTCTAGAGTCTTGAAGCTCCagcctccaaaaatgtgaaagGTAGTCCAGAATTTAGATgcctaatttatgcccctagaacacctgaaggtgcttcttggattttgggcccctcagCTAGGCTGtgataaagtctcacacatgtggtatcctcgtattCAGGAGGCATAACAGAATATGTTTTGGAATGTAATTAtaggtatgcctatgctgtgtgtgagaaataatttgtgaaaattaaaacttttttggaaaatgaaaaaaaaaatgttgccataatttgtaaaaaaaaataataaaataaaaaacccacaatgcctcttactaaatattgtactttggactgtctactttacaaaaaggggtcatttgcagAATAGttttactgtcctgacattttagggccttaagaaatgagataggccatcagtacatcaggactgatcaattttcaatgatacatACCATAGTCTGTGGACTCTATAActctcacacagactaaataatatacactgatttgggtaatttttttttttatataattctttaTTCAATATTTTTTCAGTTATAACAAAGCATATGAACAATATAAAACAATAACAAGAAAAGGAATAAACAAGAATAAACCTGTATTAAAGTAGAGAACAAATCTAACCATTCGACCTCGCAATAATAACAAATAAACCAGCGGAATCAACTATTAAATGCATACAATTAGGAGTATAAAGCCACACAATATGCCTAGTAATAAATATTACTATAATTTTTAACCTGGATTGCATTCCTTCCATATCACTACTTAAATTCTTCCTTTATTATACCTTCCCTTCTCTACTTTAGAATTTGATGAAAAGAATTTGtgatgatttgggttatttttaccaaagaaatgtagcagaatacattttgtcctaaatgtatgaaAAGGATTATTTAGTTTCTGTTCTTGAAATTTCGCAAAtaagaaaaaggtgttttttttcacatttttggtcttttttcatttatatagcaaaaaatacaaaacccagtgGAGAGTAAATATCACCCTAAGAAATctctgtctccaaaaaaaaaaaaaaatgatacaaatttaatttgcatacagtgttgtacACCAGAGTAAatgccattcaaagtgctgaaagctgaaaattggactgaaAGGGGGTGAAAAAGTGTTCGGACTTGTGTAAAGGAAAAAAGGAATTACTGTGGTGCTTGGACAAttagaaaaagggagaaaaaatacCATACAGTCATAAACTACCTCTGTCTTCTTTAtttcaaacaatatatatatatatatatatatatatatatatatatatatatacacacacacacatatatatatatatatatatatatatatatatatatatatatgggcaaaaaagtatttagtcagctaccaatttttgcaagttctcccacttaaaaagatgagagaggcctgtatgtaattatcatcataggtatacggtcaggtccataaatattgggacatcgacacaattcaaatctttttggctctatacaccaccacaatggatttgaaatgaacaagatgtgctttaactgcagactttcagctttaatttgacggtatttacatccaaaccaggtgagtcttgtttgtttcatttcaaatccattgtggtggtgtatagagccaaaaagatttgaattgtgtcgatgtcccaatatttatggacctgactgggcctcaactatgaaagacaaaatgtggaaacaaatccaggtaatcacattgtctgatttggaaaaaatgtatttgcgaattatggtggaaaataagtattttgtcaatatcaaaagttcatctcaatactttgttgtgtatcctttgttggtaatgacagaggtcaaacgttttctgtaagtcttcacaaggttgtcacacactgttgctggtatgttggcccattcctccttgcagatctcctctagagcagtgatgttttggggctgtcactgggcaacacagactttcaactccctccaaaggttttctatggggttgagatctggagactggctaggccactccaggaccttgaaatgcttcttacgaagccactccttctttgcctgggcagtgtgtttgggatcattgttatgctgaaagacccagccacgtttcatcttcaatgcccttgctgatgggaggaggtttgcactcaagatctcacgatacatggccccattcattatttcatgtacacggatcagtcgtcctgttccctttgcagagaaatagccccaaagcatgatgttgccacccccatgcttcacagtaggtatggtgttctttggttgcaactcagcattctctctcctccaaacacgacgagttgtgtttctaccaaacagttctactttggtgtctatctgaccatatgacattctcccaatcctcttctggatcatctaaatgctctctagcaaacctcagatggcccagacatgtactggcttaagcagggggacacgtctggcactgcaggatctgagtgtGTTACTGATGATAGCCTTTGTtaggttggtcccagctctctgcaggtcattcactaggtcaccccgtgtggttctgggatttttgctcacagtTCTTGTGGTCATTTTGACCCCatagggtgagatcttgcgtggagccccagatcgagggagattatcagtggtcttgtatgtcttccattttctaattattgctcccaccgttgatttcttcacaccaagctgcttgcctattgcagattcagtcttcccggcCTGgttcaggtctacaattttgtttctggtgtccttcgacagctctttggccttcaccatagtggagtttggagtgtgactgtttgaggttgtggataggtgtcttttatactgataacaagttcaaacaggtgccattaatacaggcaatgagtggaggacaaaggagcctcttaaagaaaaagatacaggtctgcgagagccagaaatcttgcttgtttgtaggtgaccaaatacttattttccaccataatttgcaaataaattctttaaaaaaatcagacaatatgattgtctggatttgtttccacattttgtctctcatagttgaggtatacctaagatgacaattgcaggcctctctcatctttttaagtgggagaacttgcacaattggtggctgactaaatacttttttgccccactatatatatatatatatatatatatatatatatatatatatatatatatatatattgtgggagattagctcctgtggatcaccttttcttgaaatgaaggccagcgtgcaggcagtttctttaaaatctggtggGTTGCCAGCTTTATTCACAAGTGgattgcaaagtcataaaaataaacaaaaatagtataaaaaaaaataataaagtaaatccTTGCAGTCTGGCActaaactaaacagtacactgctctctatacagtgcggggctggtccccatcacccacaaaacatgaggtaaagtaaacctttgttttcaatccaaacaaacagagctcctctctctcagattcccttctgagtctcaggccagagccctgctgtgatctcttcctggtcattttaaagtccacctgagcacggactcaagtggaccacaagacCCGGACCAGAACCAAGCCTACCACAGAAGCTGGAAAAACCCAGGCCAGATTCTGGTTCAGTCTCTTATGCCTTGtccacatgatcggacattccgacaacaaaatccatgttttttttccgacagatgttggctcaaacttgtcttgcatacacacggtcacacaaatgttgttggtaattccgatcaccaagaatgcagtgacgtacaacacgtacaacgagccgagaaaaatgaagttgtgtagccagtgcagctcttctgcttgattccgagcatgtgtggaattttgtgcgtcggaattgtgtacacacgatcggaatttccgacaacgtattttgttgtcggaaaatttgagatctagatctcaaattttgtttgtcggaaattctgatggaaaatgtcctatggagcccacacacagtttctgacaactagctcccatcgaacatttgttgtcggaaattccgaccgtgtgcatgcgGCATTACAATAGAacgaatgtgaggtgaaatatacAGATTATCGTTGTCCTCACCTTGCAtaccatcacaaatccccccctctgctcaagcccctgtggctgagcaattgtcccaagcatacagtgcatgcaggagagggcatctgcattgttttggagcttgcccgggcctatgctctactgtaaacttaaagggctgtaaagccaggaactACCTTGTTACTcggccatttttctccctgttgtcacacatccactttaggggagcatggtcggtgaccagcttaaatgacctccccaacaagtaatacttcagggagtctaaggcccatttaatagcgagacactccttttcgacaatggcatagttttttttGTGCTTGTTCAGTTTCTGGCTCAGGTATACAactgggtgctcctcaccatctctgttctgggatagtacagcccctaggcccacctcagaggcGTCCGTCTGTATCACAAACTCCTTTGTGAAGTCCGGGGTCACTAGCACCTGTAGTACACAAAAGACCTGCTTTAATTTCTGAACCTGTAGTACACAAAAGACCTGCTTTAATTTCTGAACCGCCTCCtcggtttcaggattccatttaaccatgactgaccctctacccttcgtcaggtcggtcagaggggcGACAATAGTGGCAAACTTGGGTATAAACCATCTCTAATACCCTGTAATGCCCAGGAAGGAATGCCCAGGAAGGCCTGAACGTGTTTTTTGTTTACCGGTTGGGGCCATTTTTTAATTGCCTCAaccttattggtctgaggcttgaccagTCCTCGAccaataacgtacccaaggtatttggcctcctccaggcctatggcacatttttttgaGTTGGCTGTGAGACCTActtccctaagggaatctaccactgcttgtactcggggcaggtgcgattcccaatatgggctgtggatgaccacatcgtccaaataagcagGTGCATGcgggcgatgtggtctcaaagttttgtccattATTTGCTGGAACAATTCAGGGGCTACAtacagaccaaaaggcatctgcTTGTGCTGAAACAAGCCcccaggagtggaaaaggcagtcttctccttggccgattcagttagcagtatttgccaatagcctttcgttaggtctagggttgttatgtagtgagcctgtcccaacctgtccacgagttcgtTGACCCAAGGCATTGGGTATGCATTGAACttagacacactgttgagtttcctaaagtcgttacaaaacctgatagtgccatcaggttttgggaccagcactctggggctcgaccactcactgtgggactcttctatcacatccaactctaacatattttttttttccttcgtgaCTGCCTCTAGCCtagtgatatgactgatttctgattgggactctaaaacaaagttaatactgcagctgcaggaacagattcacaggactcaatcactgtgtttaaaatgtccgttcagtcaaaaatttattattacatgttattttatacatagataagaaaggggtggtgtgagatgttattaaaaagtaacaaatagcaatatgttattaaaagctaacaaatagaaatatattattaaaaactagcgaatagaacaattgcaaaagtaaaaccttgaaaagggaggggggagtagagagcgtttagtaggagaagtgtctgtgtgttaggtgaag
This window of the Aquarana catesbeiana isolate 2022-GZ linkage group LG01, ASM4218655v1, whole genome shotgun sequence genome carries:
- the LOC141126704 gene encoding olfactory receptor 6F1-like — its product is MVYPDNCTVITEILLTGFKSFEGFRIPIFVLFLIIYILICCENVLIIYIIFSSARLKALMFFIIQSMCVCDLLHISNVIPKFLNDVLSERPTFTVTGCILQLQMHGISGVIGSFHYALMSYDRYLAVCYSLHYSSFVNNRIYFQIIIVFWIISIACPSVICGFMSQLLFCGKDTIHHFICDSSPFLDLATSNTTHIRIFSVVLSAFMILGTCLSVFVTYVFIIHTVLKITSSSGRKKTFSTCSSHLIVFFMQYGLSLGVYVLPANIVTIQLTITTTFILFFWTPLVNPLIYTFNSKEFRAECLRKIKTVDKIF